GTACTTTATGAGCAAAAAGATGTGAAAGAAGCCGCAATGGCGTTGCTTGGGCGCGAAAAGCGAGCTGAGTGAGCTGCCTATGGAAGTCAAAGCAACTATTGCTTTGGCTTTCCAATGAATAAGAAGTAGAGTGGAACCTTTATTTGATAAATATAAAAAGGAATATTTATGAAAGTTCAATTATTGATCAGTGTATTGGTTGCGGGCACCTGTTGGGAAGCTGAGGCCAAGACATTACATGGTGATGTAAAGTCAACCCAGCTAAGCCCATCTATAGAAGCTTCTATCTGGCAAAAGAAAGGTAACAGCATACCTAAATATCCACCTGCATTGGCAAAGCGCAAACTTGCTGGATGTACCGTACTCAAGGTGATGATTGATGCTGATGGAAAAACTGAAGATATCGAACAAATTGCTAGCATTCCATCCAAAACATTGGCTAAGCACGCTAAACAACTTATTAAAAGCTGGCAATG
The sequence above is a segment of the Pseudoalteromonas piscicida genome. Coding sequences within it:
- a CDS encoding energy transducer TonB, giving the protein MKVQLLISVLVAGTCWEAEAKTLHGDVKSTQLSPSIEASIWQKKGNSIPKYPPALAKRKLAGCTVLKVMIDADGKTEDIEQIASIPSKTLAKHAKQLIKSWQWSPIDTQHLGREEKLMRIDFCLGGADLANAQMRCEAQAKLDCE